A genomic segment from Pseudosulfitobacter sp. DSM 107133 encodes:
- the flgG gene encoding flagellar basal-body rod protein FlgG — translation MRALKIAATGMSAQQMRVETISNNLANMSTTGYNARRAEFADLHYQQMARAGTVNASDGTVLPTGVQLGLGVRPAAVSMHLAQGALSATAGDLDIAIEGNGYFEVTLPSGQAAYTRDGGLKRTGEGLIVTSDGFPVAPEIVIPADARSISINADGEVYAYFTGENEAQLLGQFTLAGFTNPKGLEAIGSNLFTETEASGPSLVAAPGQDGLGTLRQGFLEDSSVDAVREITELIEAQRGYEMNAKVISAADQMMGATTQIR, via the coding sequence ATGCGCGCCCTCAAAATTGCGGCCACCGGCATGTCTGCCCAGCAAATGCGGGTCGAGACGATTTCGAACAACCTCGCGAATATGTCCACGACGGGTTACAACGCCCGCCGTGCTGAATTTGCCGACCTGCACTATCAGCAGATGGCGCGCGCGGGCACCGTGAATGCCTCGGACGGAACGGTGTTGCCCACCGGCGTCCAGTTGGGGCTGGGCGTGCGCCCCGCCGCAGTGTCCATGCATCTGGCGCAAGGGGCGCTGTCGGCCACAGCGGGCGACCTGGACATCGCGATCGAGGGCAACGGCTATTTCGAGGTGACCCTGCCATCGGGGCAGGCGGCCTATACCCGCGATGGCGGGCTGAAACGTACGGGCGAAGGGCTGATCGTGACGTCGGACGGTTTTCCGGTGGCGCCTGAAATTGTCATTCCCGCCGATGCGCGCAGCATTTCGATCAACGCCGATGGCGAGGTCTATGCTTATTTCACTGGGGAAAACGAGGCGCAGTTGTTGGGTCAGTTCACGCTCGCTGGGTTCACCAATCCCAAGGGGTTGGAGGCCATCGGCAGCAACCTGTTCACCGAAACCGAAGCCTCTGGGCCGTCTTTGGTGGCAGCACCCGGGCAGGACGGTCTGGGGACCCTGCGCCAGGGTTTTCTGGAAGACAGCTCGGTTGATGCCGTGCGCGAAATCACAGAACTGATCGAGGCGCAGCGCGGTTACGAGATGAATGCCAAGGTGATTTCCGCCGCCGATCAGATGATGGGGGCAACGACGCAAATCCGATGA
- a CDS encoding rod-binding protein — MPMAGGPAVRNDTELGALADQLEAGFLAEMLKAAGLGQSRDSFGGGAGEDQFSSFLVQAQAEKMVAAGGIGLSEALFHALRGTSHGG, encoded by the coding sequence ATGCCGATGGCTGGCGGGCCTGCCGTGCGAAACGATACGGAACTGGGCGCCCTTGCGGACCAGCTTGAGGCAGGGTTTCTGGCAGAAATGCTGAAGGCTGCCGGCTTAGGCCAATCGCGCGACAGTTTCGGAGGCGGTGCAGGAGAGGATCAGTTTTCATCCTTTTTGGTCCAGGCCCAGGCCGAAAAAATGGTCGCTGCGGGCGGAATAGGATTAAGCGAAGCGCTTTTTCATGCATTGCGGGGGACGTCCCATGGCGGATGA
- the flgA gene encoding flagellar basal body P-ring formation chaperone FlgA: MIRILMLASLIFSAAAASADIVVATRTIRPQSLIDAADVQAVAGTRADAFENPLDVVGQEARVALYAGRPIRFDDIGPPALVDRNQIVQLQYHGAQLVIHTEGRALERGGIGDRVRIMNLNSRATLFGLVQADGTVRVSN; this comes from the coding sequence ATGATCCGAATTTTGATGCTTGCCAGTCTGATCTTCTCGGCAGCTGCTGCCAGCGCCGACATTGTTGTGGCGACCCGCACCATTCGCCCGCAGTCGCTGATTGACGCAGCCGACGTGCAGGCGGTCGCGGGCACCCGTGCCGATGCGTTCGAAAACCCGTTGGACGTGGTCGGGCAAGAGGCGCGGGTGGCTTTGTACGCAGGGCGCCCGATCCGGTTTGACGACATCGGGCCACCGGCTTTGGTCGACCGCAACCAGATCGTCCAGCTACAATATCACGGGGCGCAACTGGTGATCCATACCGAGGGACGCGCGCTGGAACGCGGCGGCATCGGTGATCGCGTGCGCATCATGAACCTTAACTCCCGTGCGACACTGTTTGGTCTGGTTCAGGCAGACGGCACCGTGCGCGTGTCAAACTAG
- a CDS encoding DUF1217 domain-containing protein, whose amino-acid sequence MFQPVIPTGGLAGWRFLQKTYDHQREAFNKSAQLNRATDYFRENIGKVTSAKELVDDRQLLGVALGAFGLQDDINNKFFIQKILEEGTTADDALANRFTDKRYKELSEAFGLGPNEFSQTSLFSFADKIVSLYEATSFEEATGNVDETLRIALYAERKLPSLGAENSSEKAKWFSIMGESPLRAVFDTVFGLPSAFGQQDIDKQREVFQERAERMFGSSDPAQFSDPEVLQDLMTKYVALSQIKAFNTNTSSASLALMLLQS is encoded by the coding sequence ATGTTCCAGCCCGTCATACCCACCGGCGGTTTGGCCGGGTGGCGGTTTTTACAAAAAACTTATGACCACCAGCGCGAAGCGTTCAACAAGTCGGCCCAACTGAACCGTGCAACGGATTATTTTCGTGAAAACATTGGCAAAGTGACGTCTGCCAAGGAACTGGTCGACGACCGTCAATTGCTGGGTGTGGCGCTGGGCGCATTCGGGTTGCAGGATGACATCAACAACAAATTCTTCATCCAGAAGATATTGGAAGAAGGGACAACCGCCGACGATGCGCTGGCCAACCGGTTTACCGACAAACGGTACAAGGAATTGTCCGAAGCCTTTGGCCTGGGCCCAAACGAATTCAGCCAGACCTCATTGTTCAGCTTTGCAGACAAGATTGTGAGCCTGTACGAGGCCACCAGTTTTGAAGAGGCAACCGGAAACGTCGACGAAACCTTGCGCATCGCGCTGTATGCCGAACGCAAATTGCCCAGCCTGGGCGCAGAAAACAGCAGTGAAAAGGCAAAATGGTTCTCGATCATGGGGGAATCGCCGCTGCGTGCTGTCTTTGACACCGTGTTCGGCCTGCCTTCGGCCTTTGGCCAGCAGGATATCGACAAACAGCGTGAGGTATTCCAGGAGCGTGCCGAGCGTATGTTTGGAAGTTCGGACCCAGCGCAATTTTCCGATCCCGAAGTGCTTCAGGATCTGATGACCAAATATGTCGCCCTGTCCCAAATCAAGGCGTTCAATACAAATACTTCATCAGCGTCTCTCGCGTTGATGCTGCTACAATCCTGA
- the fliE gene encoding flagellar hook-basal body complex protein FliE → MDMSLLTATQRYAEAKPATEPKPGQGAGGMGDAFRNLAMDFAQTLAHSEEVAKQSMVGDADPHALVQALAQTELAVETAVTVRNKVVDAYQEILRMPV, encoded by the coding sequence ATGGATATGTCACTGCTTACTGCGACCCAACGTTATGCCGAGGCCAAACCTGCAACCGAGCCGAAACCAGGTCAGGGCGCGGGCGGCATGGGTGATGCCTTTCGCAACCTTGCGATGGATTTCGCCCAAACGCTTGCCCACAGCGAAGAGGTCGCCAAACAGTCGATGGTGGGTGATGCCGATCCGCATGCACTGGTGCAGGCGTTGGCCCAGACCGAACTGGCCGTAGAAACCGCCGTTACCGTGCGCAACAAGGTTGTCGATGCCTACCAGGAAATCTTGCGGATGCCAGTGTAA
- a CDS encoding flagellar biosynthetic protein FliQ, protein MLNEIIFFDTLRQGLWTAVVVSIPILTAALVAGVSIGLVQALTSIQEMTLTFVPKLAAIVVVFWMSMGFMTQTLVSFFHDRIIPLIVGG, encoded by the coding sequence ATGCTGAATGAGATCATCTTTTTCGACACCTTGCGTCAGGGGCTTTGGACCGCTGTCGTCGTGTCCATCCCGATCCTTACGGCGGCCCTGGTGGCTGGGGTCTCCATCGGATTGGTGCAGGCGCTGACGTCGATTCAGGAAATGACGCTGACCTTTGTGCCGAAACTGGCCGCCATTGTTGTCGTGTTCTGGATGTCGATGGGGTTCATGACCCAGACACTGGTGTCATTCTTTCACGACCGCATCATTCCCCTGATTGTTGGAGGCTGA
- a CDS encoding FlgB family protein: MFENISIFKMASAMAVHAGQKQALVSQNVANADTPGYLARDLPDFQSLYHHDDARVQRATRTGHLNGAVDGAGMAKPVERPGTASPDGNTVSVEQEMLGAVDAARQHERALAIYKSALNVLHSTLARS, encoded by the coding sequence ATGTTCGAGAACATTTCGATTTTCAAAATGGCCAGCGCCATGGCCGTTCATGCGGGCCAAAAGCAGGCATTGGTGTCGCAGAATGTCGCCAATGCGGATACGCCGGGCTATCTGGCGCGGGATCTGCCCGACTTTCAGTCGTTGTATCATCATGATGATGCGCGGGTGCAACGTGCAACGCGAACAGGCCATTTGAATGGGGCCGTCGACGGTGCCGGCATGGCGAAACCCGTGGAAAGACCGGGTACCGCATCGCCCGACGGCAACACCGTGTCGGTCGAGCAGGAAATGCTTGGAGCCGTTGACGCGGCCCGCCAGCACGAGCGCGCGCTGGCAATATATAAATCCGCACTGAATGTTCTGCACAGCACCCTTGCGCGCAGCTGA
- the flbT gene encoding flagellar biosynthesis repressor FlbT translates to MSGLILKLSPKERILINGAVIENGDRRSRLAIVTKDAHILRLRDAIHPDEATTPVRRVCYAVQLVLSGDGDAKASKKTLLRHIEELSQVFTDRDSRLSLAAASDALLAGDHYHCLKSLQLLIPREDRLLAAGD, encoded by the coding sequence ATGAGCGGTCTGATCCTAAAACTTAGCCCGAAAGAGCGGATCCTGATCAACGGGGCCGTTATCGAAAATGGTGACCGGCGCAGTCGTCTGGCGATTGTGACAAAGGATGCGCATATTCTGCGCCTGCGTGACGCGATCCACCCGGACGAAGCAACAACACCTGTGCGCCGTGTCTGTTATGCGGTGCAATTGGTTCTGTCTGGTGACGGTGACGCCAAGGCCAGCAAGAAAACCTTGCTGCGTCACATCGAAGAACTCAGTCAGGTATTCACTGACCGTGACAGCCGTCTGTCTCTGGCGGCTGCATCGGATGCATTGCTTGCCGGAGACCACTACCATTGTCTCAAATCACTGCAATTGCTGATCCCGCGCGAAGATCGGCTTTTGGCTGCGGGAGACTGA
- a CDS encoding flagellar hook-basal body complex protein, with protein sequence MDSAGYITITRQMGLKREMQIVANNIANAATTGYRQEGIIFSEYVKAVDNGPSLSMAQGNIHNTSFAQGTLNQTGGTFDFAIEGDGFFLIETPAGERLTRAGAFSPNAAGDLVTHDGFRVLDSGGAPIFVPPGADIAVSSDGTMSADGVLVGQIGVVRPLEPMDMQREDGVMFRADAGYEPSESARVVQGFVEGANVNAIGQLARMIEVQRAYEMGASFLDSEDKRVRQALESMMK encoded by the coding sequence ATGGACAGTGCCGGATACATCACCATCACTCGCCAGATGGGGCTGAAACGCGAGATGCAGATCGTCGCGAACAACATCGCCAACGCAGCCACAACCGGATACCGGCAAGAGGGGATCATTTTCTCTGAATATGTCAAAGCGGTCGATAACGGGCCGTCGCTGTCGATGGCACAAGGCAATATTCACAACACTTCGTTCGCGCAGGGCACGCTGAACCAGACAGGTGGCACATTTGATTTTGCCATAGAAGGCGATGGGTTTTTCCTGATCGAAACACCCGCGGGCGAGCGGTTGACCCGCGCGGGTGCGTTTTCGCCCAACGCTGCCGGCGATCTTGTTACCCATGACGGCTTTCGCGTGTTGGATTCGGGCGGTGCGCCAATCTTTGTGCCTCCGGGCGCGGATATTGCCGTGTCATCCGACGGCACGATGAGCGCCGATGGTGTGCTGGTTGGACAGATCGGCGTTGTGCGCCCTCTGGAGCCGATGGACATGCAACGCGAAGATGGCGTGATGTTTCGCGCCGACGCAGGGTACGAGCCGTCCGAGTCTGCGCGCGTTGTTCAGGGATTTGTCGAAGGCGCGAACGTCAATGCCATCGGGCAGTTGGCCCGCATGATCGAAGTCCAGCGCGCCTATGAAATGGGCGCCAGCTTTCTTGATTCCGAAGACAAACGGGTGCGCCAAGCGCTCGAGTCCATGATGAAATAA
- the flaF gene encoding flagellar biosynthesis regulator FlaF, with translation MNAFSTAQRGYAANAASTRTDRRGEYEVIAQVTRRLRSAAQESNRNFAPYAEALHDNRRLWTNLAVDVAGNGNELPESLRARVIYLAEFTAQHTSKILQKRASVMPLLEINMAVLRGLKGNGTVQ, from the coding sequence GTGAACGCATTTTCTACAGCACAACGTGGCTATGCCGCGAACGCAGCCTCGACCCGAACGGACCGACGCGGCGAATATGAGGTGATTGCGCAAGTTACCCGCCGGTTGCGCAGCGCAGCTCAGGAGTCCAACCGGAACTTTGCGCCTTATGCCGAGGCATTGCACGACAACCGCCGTCTTTGGACGAATCTTGCAGTCGATGTCGCGGGCAATGGAAACGAACTGCCCGAATCACTGCGGGCGCGGGTCATCTATCTGGCCGAATTCACAGCACAGCATACCAGCAAGATCCTGCAAAAGCGGGCCTCTGTCATGCCACTGCTAGAGATCAATATGGCCGTCTTGCGCGGTCTCAAAGGGAACGGAACAGTGCAATGA
- a CDS encoding flagellar biosynthesis protein FlgN, protein MADEPIEDTINVLDDLLDQERAAMLEGDLEKIARTLDLKQSLIERLNRLDMADRATLEALNAKVERNQSLLNAALEGIRAVARRLATMRRIRSSLDTYDANGRKKVITMSPDRSVEKRA, encoded by the coding sequence ATGGCGGATGAGCCGATTGAAGATACGATAAACGTCTTGGATGATTTGCTGGATCAGGAACGCGCGGCGATGCTGGAGGGGGATCTGGAGAAAATCGCGCGGACTCTCGATTTGAAACAGTCACTGATTGAACGCCTGAACAGGCTGGACATGGCGGATCGTGCGACGCTTGAGGCGCTGAACGCCAAGGTCGAACGCAACCAATCGCTGCTAAATGCAGCACTGGAGGGGATTCGCGCCGTTGCAAGGCGGTTGGCAACCATGCGCCGTATCCGAAGCTCTCTGGATACCTATGACGCCAACGGCAGGAAAAAGGTCATTACAATGTCGCCGGACCGCTCTGTCGAAAAACGCGCCTAG
- a CDS encoding FliI/YscN family ATPase, whose translation MKNASAFVGLQNQLSRFKPVHRIGRVTRAEGSTLHVSGLGNTAHIGDRALLSGQNHLRLSGEVVQLNDDGLVLLPDGEMDGVAIGDRVILQGAAEIAPHDGWIGRIVDPDGRPLDGKLLLEGVTARPLRAKPPLPAQRRALGARMNTGLAALNTVLPIVQGQRVGLFAGSGVGKSSLMGTLAKSMQADVVVIALIGERGRELRHFVDEVLGSEGLSRSVVIAATSDQSALIRRRCAWTAMAVAEHFRDQGKSVLFVADSITRFAEAHREVSVAAGEAPVLRGHPPSTAHLIMSLCERAGPGQGDQGDITGVFSVLVAGSDMDEPIADILRGVLDGHIVLDREIAERGRFPAIDVLRSVSRSLPAAASKAENETLAQMRRALSVYDRNTMMISAGLYTHGSDPDIDHAIKLWPELETFLAKSEPRSVANSFAQLNLILRRAKANTKTGIRGSATSGL comes from the coding sequence ATGAAAAACGCTTCAGCCTTCGTCGGATTGCAAAACCAACTGTCCCGCTTCAAGCCCGTTCACCGGATCGGCCGCGTCACCCGTGCAGAAGGCTCTACGCTGCATGTTTCGGGTTTGGGGAACACCGCGCATATCGGTGATCGGGCTTTGCTTAGCGGGCAGAACCACCTGCGGCTGAGCGGGGAAGTCGTGCAATTGAATGATGACGGGCTGGTGTTGTTGCCCGATGGCGAGATGGATGGAGTCGCCATTGGTGACCGCGTCATTTTGCAGGGCGCTGCGGAGATTGCGCCGCACGATGGCTGGATCGGGCGGATCGTTGACCCGGACGGCAGGCCCCTGGATGGAAAGCTGCTGCTTGAAGGGGTTACCGCGCGCCCCTTGCGTGCCAAGCCGCCGCTGCCTGCCCAGCGTCGCGCCCTGGGCGCGCGTATGAACACCGGTCTGGCGGCTTTGAACACCGTGCTCCCAATCGTACAGGGGCAGCGCGTGGGGCTTTTTGCAGGCTCTGGCGTCGGAAAATCCAGTTTGATGGGCACATTGGCCAAGTCGATGCAGGCCGATGTTGTGGTGATCGCATTGATCGGAGAGCGCGGACGCGAGTTGCGTCATTTTGTCGATGAGGTGTTGGGTTCAGAGGGGCTGTCGCGGTCGGTCGTCATCGCCGCGACTTCGGATCAGTCCGCGCTGATACGACGTCGCTGTGCATGGACCGCAATGGCCGTGGCCGAACATTTCCGCGATCAGGGCAAATCGGTTTTGTTTGTGGCTGATTCGATCACCCGTTTTGCCGAAGCACATCGCGAGGTATCCGTGGCTGCGGGAGAAGCCCCGGTGTTGCGCGGGCACCCGCCATCGACTGCGCACCTTATCATGTCTCTTTGCGAACGCGCGGGTCCCGGGCAAGGGGATCAGGGCGATATCACAGGTGTCTTCAGTGTCCTGGTGGCAGGCTCTGATATGGATGAACCGATTGCGGATATACTGCGCGGGGTGCTGGACGGTCATATCGTTCTGGATCGCGAAATCGCTGAGCGGGGGCGGTTTCCGGCAATTGATGTCTTGCGATCTGTTTCACGCAGCCTGCCGGCCGCCGCTTCCAAGGCGGAAAATGAAACACTGGCGCAAATGCGCCGCGCGCTAAGTGTCTATGACCGCAACACGATGATGATCTCGGCGGGCCTGTATACGCACGGCAGTGACCCTGACATCGACCATGCTATTAAACTTTGGCCCGAATTAGAGACTTTTCTTGCCAAATCAGAGCCGCGTAGCGTTGCCAACAGCTTTGCACAACTGAACCTAATTTTGCGCCGCGCCAAAGCGAATACGAAAACCGGAATACGTGGGTCTGCAACCTCAGGATTGTAG
- the flgC gene encoding flagellar basal body rod protein FlgC, giving the protein MSDFAKSLSVSASGLQAQAQRLRHLSENISNADTPGYRRKTVAFETAFGLGDSVSAVETGRVRLDRNTDLERIYDPQHPLADETGHYDGSNVNLLIELSDAREAQRSYEANLKMFEQARKMSAGLMDLLRR; this is encoded by the coding sequence ATGAGCGATTTTGCAAAATCCCTGAGCGTCTCGGCCAGCGGCCTGCAAGCACAGGCGCAGCGGCTGCGCCATCTGTCTGAAAACATCTCGAATGCCGATACACCGGGGTACCGCCGCAAGACCGTCGCATTTGAAACGGCCTTTGGTCTGGGGGATTCCGTGTCCGCTGTCGAAACCGGTCGGGTACGGCTGGATCGCAACACAGATCTTGAGCGTATCTATGATCCGCAGCACCCGCTGGCCGATGAAACCGGCCACTACGACGGGTCGAATGTGAACCTGCTGATCGAGCTTTCCGACGCCCGCGAGGCGCAGCGCAGTTACGAAGCAAATCTGAAAATGTTCGAACAGGCCCGCAAAATGTCAGCTGGTCTGATGGACCTGCTGCGCCGTTAA
- a CDS encoding flagellin, which translates to MSSINTNSSAMVALQTLKSINTNLEKTQGEISTGKSIAMAKDNSAVWAISKVMESDVSGFKSISDSLSVGEATVAVASAGAEQIVKVLDEMKSLAISGNSETADFAKIDADMAQKEAQILSIISASQFNGVNLLVSDVDGNGGTQLTVLSSLDRVGTGAPTASTIDVATVDFEANLDIAGRTAVTDQASAVTALGEMEAFLQTAITGAADLGASAKRITDQNEFVGKLTDAMKNGIGALVDADMEEASARLQALQTQQQLGVQALSIANQAPQTILSLFR; encoded by the coding sequence ATGTCGAGCATTAACACAAACAGCAGCGCAATGGTTGCTCTGCAAACTCTCAAATCCATCAACACCAATCTGGAAAAAACCCAGGGCGAGATTTCGACCGGTAAATCGATCGCGATGGCAAAAGACAACTCGGCCGTCTGGGCGATTTCGAAAGTGATGGAATCGGACGTATCGGGTTTCAAATCCATTTCGGATTCGCTGTCAGTTGGTGAAGCGACAGTTGCCGTCGCCTCGGCTGGCGCCGAACAAATCGTCAAAGTTCTGGACGAAATGAAATCGCTGGCGATTTCAGGCAACAGCGAAACGGCGGATTTCGCCAAGATTGACGCCGATATGGCCCAGAAAGAAGCGCAGATCTTGTCCATCATCAGCGCGTCGCAGTTCAATGGTGTGAACCTGCTGGTCTCCGACGTTGATGGCAATGGCGGTACCCAGCTGACAGTTCTGTCTTCGCTTGACCGCGTTGGCACGGGCGCGCCGACTGCGTCGACCATCGACGTGGCCACGGTTGATTTCGAAGCCAACCTGGACATCGCCGGTCGGACTGCGGTCACCGACCAAGCATCAGCGGTGACGGCGCTGGGCGAAATGGAAGCCTTTCTTCAAACCGCCATCACGGGCGCGGCTGATCTGGGTGCATCTGCCAAGCGTATTACCGATCAAAACGAATTCGTCGGCAAGCTGACGGATGCGATGAAGAACGGTATCGGTGCCTTGGTTGATGCCGATATGGAAGAGGCGTCGGCACGTTTGCAAGCGTTGCAAACGCAACAACAGCTGGGTGTTCAGGCTTTGTCGATCGCCAACCAGGCGCCGCAGACAATCCTGTCTCTGTTCCGTTAA
- the flgH gene encoding flagellar basal body L-ring protein FlgH, translated as MKRFSILALICLTTLAACGRGDHLGKAPSFSQPMETVEHAAMISPGLPRTIEIVHPIDQASLWSGSRKSLLGDRRAIRRGDILTVVIEIDEKAEISNATDRSRSSGETLNVPELLGIPQRLDNAIDEGASGVNPVSISSSSSSAGDGSVKRKEKLTLRVAATIVEVLPNGVLSISGSQELRVNFEMRELLVTGYVRPEDISRQNEITYDKIASARVSYGGRGQITDVQQPRYGQQVLDAILPF; from the coding sequence ATGAAAAGATTTTCTATTCTGGCCCTGATCTGTTTGACAACATTGGCGGCCTGCGGTCGCGGCGATCATCTGGGCAAGGCCCCCTCGTTTTCACAGCCGATGGAGACGGTGGAACATGCCGCCATGATCTCTCCGGGTCTGCCGCGCACGATTGAAATTGTGCATCCGATCGATCAGGCTTCATTGTGGTCGGGGTCGCGCAAATCCCTGCTGGGAGACCGGCGGGCGATCCGGCGCGGTGATATTCTGACCGTTGTGATCGAAATTGATGAGAAGGCCGAAATTTCGAACGCCACCGACCGGTCACGTTCCAGCGGTGAAACATTGAATGTCCCCGAGCTGCTGGGCATCCCGCAGCGGTTGGACAATGCCATCGATGAGGGCGCATCCGGGGTCAATCCGGTGTCGATCAGTTCGTCCAGTTCCTCCGCTGGTGATGGTTCGGTCAAACGCAAGGAAAAACTGACCCTGCGCGTGGCCGCCACCATTGTCGAGGTTTTGCCCAACGGCGTCTTATCCATTTCGGGCAGCCAGGAGCTGCGGGTGAATTTCGAAATGCGCGAGCTTTTGGTCACCGGCTATGTCCGCCCGGAAGACATCTCGCGGCAAAATGAAATTACCTATGACAAAATCGCATCGGCGCGGGTGTCATATGGTGGGCGCGGGCAGATCACCGACGTGCAGCAACCGCGTTACGGACAGCAAGTTCTTGATGCGATCTTGCCATTCTGA